TCTTTAGCCTACAATGGtaacaaacacaaaaaaaggaacaaatgaTTTAAGTTTTTCATGCTTTCAGAACAAGGGTCGTCATCATAATCGTTAATATACGAAAGACCCTCACAAACTATATGACGACTCTAAGCAACAAGGCGACGACCCTAAGCTAAGCAATGATGACTGCGTGTTTAGTATGTGATGACCCTATCAATAATTTGGACAGTGAGTATGTTTTTTTTGCACTTAGGATcgtcataatatttttttttgctgcaAAAAAGAACTTTGATTTAAAGAGAAACTGATACACTGTCTTGAATCAACAGATTCGCAATGACTCTAGGAGGTTCATCAGACCAGACTCTAGTGACTCGATTCTTCCTACTGAACTTTGCAAGTTTGTCAGCAGGTTTATTACATATCCTAGGAACAAAATGACATAACAAAATGGAATAGTTTTTAGAATCTCTAAAGCATCAAGAAGAAGGCCTTCATTTTCCCATGCTATAACTGGATCTGCATGATTGATATAGTTGGCAATTCCTTGTAAGTCAGTCTCCAGAACTATATGAAAATGTTGCAGCTCTTTGCACCAAGTCACAACATCCAAAAACGCAAGGCATTTTGCATGCTCTGAGTCCCTTACTCTTGCATAGAACTTTACTGAACAACCCCTCCAAGTTCCTGTAAAATCACGCAGAATAAGAGCGGTACCAGTTAGTCCATTGTTGTTTTCATAAGAGGCATCACAGTTAATAACGTAATATGGAGATGCATGTGGTTTCCACACTAAGTTATCAGTTTCATGGTTTATAGAACTATTATGTTGAAGCTGGTCCTGCAGATTCAGTTTACTGATGTAAGCTGCAAAGCTAATAGCTCTCCTTGCTACTGCATTTGGGTCAGCTTTCTTGTTTTGAAAATTAACCTCGCAACGCTCGTTTCAAATTGTCCAAGAGACTGTCATAACCAGAATTAACCAATCTGTGGAAGTAGATTGTTGTTTTCTGTTTCGCATCCAAGCTTAAAAAATTGTATACAtgcatatgaaaaatcgttaatgtTTAAGACAATACAGAGTAACTACCCATATACTGTATCTTAATTATTCGTATCTGAAACTCAATTTCACGATGAAATCCTCAAAGTAACAAGAAAATATCAAAGCGGAAGtgggttttagttcacttacttcCCAACGATTGCGACGatgaaaaaaaattgggttatcaATGGGGAGAAGAGATGAACAGAGTCGGGTGGGAGAGGGAGGGGAGGAGTGGAGtttatgatttattttttttggaaatgaacTGGAGGCCTTATGTTTAGGGTAAATAGGTTATTAAGTAGAAAAGGCATAATGGTATTTCCACCGCTTTTTGGACTCCCCCTTTAATTTTTAGGGTGGGTATAAATTTTAAACGAGGTATTATTGCAACTCAAGCACAGTAATGGTACCTCCGATCACATACAGGAGTAATATCACATcggattttaaaaaaaaactgatggCGTAAAAGCTGAAAATGGGCAGCAAGCGGCaggaaatttacaaaaaaaaaaaatcttagagGACGCTTAAGATCCTGTTCAGCATCATAAGAAAATTTTTAATATTGTGTTCGTCAAAGTTATTCAAAATTTAAGCAATTTGGAAAAAGAGTAAATGTTAGTGTCGGTCCTTTGATTaagaagataatttttttttaacaagctaGGTTTacacgaataaacaacaaaaaaaactttGTCAGAATAAAAATTGAATCGGGTGAGAAATGGTTTTGATTCGATGCTCATAAGACTATATCATGATTTGATTCATTCGGTGCTCATAAGAAACTTCGTATCCAACTAACTGGCAAAGCTATAAGTGTTTATAACATGTGATGCAAAAGCAATTCTTTCACGTACCATGGAAGATTCTGACTGCTTGAAAATTTCTGCCTAACGGTATTACGAACTCAGAACAAAAACAAGTACTTACTTGCTCGGAAGGAATATAGCACTAATATAGGCTATACAGCATCAGTAAGGTTCAGAAAGATTCTTTAGTGATTTAAATGATAAATgaatacaacaaaaaaattcaCATAAGCATGAAAGCAAGAAACTAAGCAGGGCCAACTGACCTTCATCTTCTGGAATAACTTGAGCTTCAGAACTGAATTCCTCCAAGCAATTCAACACAATTAACAACACAAGAATTATAACAGAGAATTTTATGTTTGAGATGACATGAAGATATAGTAACTTCATATCTGTGTTTCGAACTTCCAATAACAACAACTACTACACTACTGCAGGAGAAGACTTGTTGGGAATAGGATTTAACTTTTAAGAGAGACTAGAATGAAAATGATGGTAGAGTTTTGTATATGTCAAGTACTTACGGCATATGCTACAGACTAAGTACGACTGAGAAGAGCAATAAGAATCTGTAAACCACATAATGCTACACTGCAGCTATACAAGAAAATCCAGGACTATCTGAATCTTTATCTCAAGACTCAAGAGCTTGGAACTATAGAAGAGCAAGAAAAAGGGGAAGGAAGATTTGGCCTGTTCTCTTTGCAGTGTGTTGGGCTATTTAGTGTGATACAATTCAGCCACTTGAAAACTGAAGAGTGTCAACTAATttgctattcttcttcttcttcttatatcatcttcttcatcttcactgtAGTAAGACACTGTGGAATCAAACTGCGATGGATCCTCCATTGATGATTTACTCTCTAATAAAGCACTCTCTTGAGAAAAGGTTGATATCGGTGTTTGGTTGTCATACGAGATTCTCTCAGATGTCCTTGACCTCGTATCATCAACCCTCGAACCACCACGTATAAGATGTGATCCTTGAACTGGAGTGTTCAATAGTGATTCTTGGGCTGGAGTTCGACCTTCAAGCATGCTCACAACAGTAGACATCAATGGTCTAAGACTAGGAGATGGGTTTGTGCATAACAAGGCTatgtttaacattctcaaaacttCTTCTTTTGAATAGTCTGAATTCAGAATGGGGTCAACGAGGTCTAGGAGTCTTCCATCCTCTTTTAGTACATAAGCCTGCAGTTATACCAAGAAGAGAGTTAGTTTTCATAAGCCACTTCTCCATTAAAATGAACTATATGTTTAATATATGCACATTTATACAATTCGTATCAGTAATCTGAATCTGTTCACTAGTGCCTTTGTTAGCTCCAGTACACATGAAGTAGTATATTTCACCTTCCTCAGAATAAGCATATTTTCACCAAGGGACACATGCAAGCCCTGAGTCAATCACATGCACTGCACTCAAGGAGCCCGTAAAGGTTCAAGGACGCCTTTTGAAACTTAAAACCCAatacaaaattgaaaaagaaGTGCAAAAAAGAACCATTTGGAGTtgaatttcatttccttcaaaaGAACTAAGCTGTGGGGGAAAATATACCAATACTTTGTATTGGTGAGTGCAAATATATTTAAGGGTTACTTTACCCAGTCAAGAAGACAGCTGATGAACTCATCCTTTGGGATGTAACTTGTGTTGCTCTTTCCACTGACGATCTCTAATGCAACAACTCCAAAGCTGTAAACGTCTGCTTTGTAAGTCAAGCGACCCCTCATTGCATATTCTGGTGCCATATAACCTCTAAAAGTCATAACAAAGAAACTCCGTTAATATCATAGGCCAAAAAGAGAATCCTCGCCTGTTATTTACATGGAACATCAGCTAAGAAGTATATACTGAATGTAATCGTATGCACAACTAACTAGTTTTGAAAGAACGAAGGTGATGAATGAGTCTTGCATACCCTTGGGAATGATAAAATGAACTCAAATAGAAGAAAAATATTGCATCATATTACACTTCTGAAATTGATAATGTACCAAATCTACTGATAATGTACCAAATCTATTAATATGTACATGAAACTCCTATCCTTGTTGATTCTTTACTTCACATGCTGAATAATGAAGGTGGGAAGAAATCAAATTCACTTACACAGTTCCTGCTATACGTGTGCTGATGTGGGTTTTCTCCTCCTCCTCAAGTTTAGCCAAACCAAAATCAGATATCCTCGCAGTAAAATCTTTATCAAGAAGAACATTAGTTGCCTTTATGTCTCTGTGCACAATTTTCAGCCTTGATTCTTCATGAAGATAAGCTAAACCTTTAGCTATGTCCAAACAAATCCTAAGCCTTGTTGGCCAGTTCAAGTTCAGTCGTTGATCTGCACGACCTAAAACCATGACATCTCTGATTAGTTTTGGAAGGCTAAGAAAATCGACTCGAGTAAATGGATGTCTAAGTGATATTACTGATAAATGGAATCTTGTAATAAGCTAAATATTGAGGCGAGGTGGTGTTTACCAAATAGAGCACGGGCAAGGCTATTATTTTCCATATATTCGTAAATTACCAGAAGCTGGTTTCCTTCAACACAACAGCCAAAAAGCTTCACGAGATTACGGTGTTGTATAGCAGAAATCATGTTAATTTCGTTCACAAATTCACGATTGCCTTGCATTGACTTGGCAGAGAGTTGCTTGACAGCAATTACTGAACCATCTGGACGCAGGCCCTGATGTAACAAAATAGAGATCAATTTTAGGAGTATATAGTTGCATCAAGAAAGTCACACCTGATGGAAGTGGCTCGAAAATTTGACCAACAGCAGAAAACAAAATATCAACAAGAAGCTCAAAATTACCTTGTAAACTGGACCAAACCCACCTTCACCTATTTTATTTGCAAAATCAAAATTACTGGTTGCTGTTTTAATTTCTCTCAGAGTAAAGTAACTCGTCTGCAATAGCTCCTTAAGTTCTGTCAAAAGGGAAATGAGCAACAAATATTTAAACCTGTAAAGTAATGAATGCAAGAACATGCCAAAGTGACAAAAACTTAAGATGTTAATTCATAGAAAACCCATGAGGAGATTGGAAACTATTGAGCAACTCATTCCAAGATTCACTCAAACATATTTTAATACTTTTAAAATTCCAACCTAATCCTGTTGTAAGATGGGTTATCTTTTAAGAATGAATATACTACGTGACTATTGTTACCGATGGAATATCTACTGTGTATGAATCACGGTTATCTTAGATATACAATTTTAGTCCAACATTGGATATAAATTGCATAAACGAACACAATATCAATGTGCCAGAATTTGGAAAGAGTTTCATTGGCGTGCCAACGTGTGTTATCTTTCGAGCTCAATGCTTCTTTATTCTGTTCAAGTAGGGTCTCAGCAGGCAAACCCAATGTACAAAATCGAAAGAATTATTTATTTCATTTTACCAACCTTTATCCTCAGGATCCTTTTTTCCAAGGCAGCCTTTCTTCCAAAGGATTGCCAGAATCAATAAGATTAAAACACATGAAGCAGCTACAATGCCAGCAATTACTCCAACAGACATGCGACCCGTGTTCGGATCAAAGTCTAACAAAATGGAAGAAGATTATATTATCATAtaaatatgaagaagaaaataggAGATATAATCAAGGAACTTAATTTGTGCGTATCAACTGACTTGGTGTGACTGCAATAGCTGAAATAAGAGGTCCATATGCAACTTCGAGGGGAATGAAAGTAGTTCCTTTCCCCGCCCAGTATAAGTGAATCTCAAGAGTGCTGTTTGTAACATCAACATCATATTCTTTAATAATACTCTTCCCAACACCTTTTGCTGCTTCTTCAATATTAAAACCCTCCAATACTTTTTTACCCTACAAGGCATCAAAAAAATGTCGGAAAGAACTTAGTTAAAAACGAAACCAATTAGAGATCattcaaagtaaaggagaagaattGATATGTAAAAGTAATTTACTGCGAGTAAATCAGATAAAAGTATATGATGTGTTACTTTTGACAAACACTGACTACCACAGTTATCTAGTCACTCACTTGGATTGATACATCAAATACCCGAGTACCAATACTGTCAGCCATTTGGTCAATTGGGAACATTATTTCCGCAAAGTGAAGCTTCACTTTATAATTTCCCGGACGTAAGCAAATGCCGTAGTACTTGAGTGAGAGAGGAGAAATACGAGCTGATGAGTATAAGTCTGTCACTGACATGTTTGGACTCACTTGAGCAATATAGCTCGCACCGCGAGATCCAACAAAATCTCCTGTAGTACTACAAGCCCATCTATCATTGTACGAGAAGAATGATGATGGTCCCATTGGTGATAAATCAGCATCATACTTCTCTCCTCCGACAGTCATCTCCGAGCCACCACAATTAATGAAAAAGGAATAATCTGCAAATGTCATGGTCATCAAATCTtcatacatggttatgtaaaaaAAAACAGTTGTGATTGAACTATAAGACTTATTACGAGTATAAAACACTATGATTGATTTCACCGGAAAGTTGCAGATGGTTACATTTGGAATCTGTGAAGCAGGGTAGATCCTTCTTCAAACACCAGCTAACTCTGCATAAGATTATTATTTAGCTCACAATGTTTAAGATTATTATGTGCAGAAAGGCGCAACCAAGTTGCAAGGAACTTACTGGTCTTCTTCAGATGAATAGCTCGAGATTTTATTCCTGTTCAGCAGTCACATAAAGTGAGATTGATATAAGATTAAAATCATCTGATAAAGAAAAGACAAATTTACTAGTTAAATGAAACTTACAAATTTGAATCCTGGCAACCCGATTGAGATGGCCCAGTAAAATTGTTGTATGATAGGTCACTGCAAGACCGAAATAACAATAGCCATGCTCATGAATTGAAACTTAAGGGTTTGATGGGATGGAAAATAAGTAAATGTGTAAGCCATACAAGTTCCGTTTGGCGTTTGCTATCCATGCTGGTATCTGTCCAGTCAATGAGTTGTTGGTGAGGTACCTATATCCAGAAGTATGTCATTGACATggtaaataatgataataaaaccCATAAAATAGGGGGAAGCAAAATAACCAGAATTTCGAGCGTACATACAAGAATTCGTAACAAGTTTTTGCGTTACAATTCTGAATAGCTGATTTGCTTACATGTTTTGAAGGGATGATATTTCTTGGAGGCTTTGAATGTCACCAGTCAGTCTATTGAAGCTCAAGTCTCTGCAATTAAAAGGTTAcaataaaaagtaattacaaagaaAACTGAATATACCAGCAGTGTCCTTGAGGTTGCTTTCATTTAGGGCACCTGTTTCCCAGGTGTTGTAACATGATTCCTTCCAGAAATTGGAGATATTTAGGCAAAGGGGTGCACCCTCTAATACTGACTCACTTATCAAAGTATTTCATGCCGTCTAGCAGGAAGGCTGAACACAATGTCAAAATGGAGGAGGGCTAGAGCTTAAGGACCCATAGGGGTTAGGCTATTATACGTGAATATACACGGAAGCAAAAGATAAAACACTGAGAGTATGAAAGATATGCTCAGGGTTGCgcatggagagagagagagagagagagagagagagagagagagagaggtttAGGGAATTTATTAAGCTGCAAGACACGTGAGTGTATTCATGCAGATTATGCGTCCATATATATCACACACACGCACACACGCACACAATCTGATCATCCATTACGTGGAAATATAACAGCAACCTGACAGCACATTGAAAGCAGCGGCATTGAAAGTTTCGGCAGCTACTCTTTTTAGTTGTACAGGAATCACAAAGGGGGATGCTTGTAAGGTGTGTGCTAAAGTTGATCATTTGGCAATACACACAGAGAAGTAAACGAAATCATGTATATTATCAACAAAGAGGAACCAACTTTCTGGAGGGACTCTAATGCACAGTTATTCATTATAAGAAACTTACAGTCGCATTAGTCCAGGCATGCTCTCTGCAATGTTTGATGCAATTGAACCATTAATCAAGCAATTTCTTAGCTCCCTGTTGTACATAAGTGAAACAAAGTTTTCATTGGTGAATAAAATCACAGGCATACATGTAGAATTACACAATGCAGGAACCATAACCATGGCTCAACTCACAGTTGCTGCATGCTGCTCATATCCCGCAAATCAGGGAAGGGCATGTTTGGTCCCTTTAAGTCGGACACTCTCCTGAAACAAAATATGTCAAACATATGATGGTTCGTCTCTAACTTGTTTCCATTTCATAACCAAATACATGAAAAACACTTATATTTGGAATTTTGGATGCAAAACGTAGAAGCGTTTCAGTAAACTTGAAAGGTGGTCTAACAGTGTTGTTAAGTTCTTCAAGTGGAATATGGAGGAAGGGATGGGCCCCTCCATTGATGTGCCTCGCATATCTCTGAAAAGGTTCCAAACATCTTTAATCAGAAAGTTCAATCGAATTAGAATTTCAAGAAATTTCAGAAGAGGGAATTTTGAGCACGATACTCACAGCCGAACAAGTTGCGTCCAATTGCCAATGAAATCAGGTATTTCTCCAGAGAAACTAGTCCCAGCTATCCTACTGCAAATAGTAGCAAAACCAGAGAATGCTTATTTCAAACAATTGATGACAGATATAGATGCCAAAAACCATCTGGCTAGATATAATATCAGAGGTAaggtttgaaaacaaaaaaatgagcATCACATACAAATCTGTAATGTTCTTCAGAGTAGCAAATGTTGCAGGTAAAGTTCCTGTGAAATTGTTCCCAGAAAGAGCTCTGCATGAGTAAGAACACAACTCAAAATAATTATCCTTCAATGCTCTAATGAAAATTTCGGCACTAGTAACAATAATGAATCAGTATTGGTATGGTAATACGAAATTGGCGTTCACAACATATTGCTTTTGTACGTTAAGTTTTAAAGCATACTTCCTTTTTACTATATCACTTCCGATCATTATTGAATTATCAATGCAACTCTAAAAGTGCTAGATGATCCAGAACTTGGACACAGTGGTATCATAAGTGATGTTATAGGTGAAAGAGTAGGAGATTTAACACCACATCTTGAGCGTACTTTACATTTAAGCTACCATATCAGTTACAGTTACGACAGCATTGTGTGTCCAACTTGTGGGGTCCCTAACATTACACAAACCGCTAACGCCCTTGTCATGGACTATCATTTACTTGCTCTTATCATGGACTATCATTTACTTGATACAACCATGACGCAAGTTCTATAAATGTAGCATTTGGATCACGCAACTAAACAAATAAAGTGAATAGATAAACTCAAAGAATATCAGGCAAATGAGAATAGAAAACCATCTTACAATGTCTTCAATCTGGTAAGCTTGCCAAGCTCTGGAGGAATGGGTCCTTCAAGTTGATTATCTGTCAATACCCTGCAACGGACAATTGTACAAGTAAAAATGAATCATCGGAAACCTTGAATTTCATAATGAACCAAAAGAAGAATTTGGCACATCTTACAAATGTTCTAGAGTAACAATGTCTGCAATTTCATTTGGAATTGTTCCCTTAAAATTGTTTGCCAAGAGAGACCTGCAATTCACAAGAAAATAGTATGACTCCACCACTTGTATTTTCATATATGAATTTAGGAAAGCATTCAAAAATGTAGTGAAACGACTTACAAAATGACCAGTGGAAGAGTTTTCCAAGCCTTAGGAATAGACCCATTGAGAAAATTGCCACTAAAATCTCTGTTTAAAAAAATGATTAAGTGAAATCATTTGGGCATATTATCAAACAGGTAAGAGATGGAAAGTGAATGAGACAACACATACAGTTCTTGCAGATAGGGAAGATTTGCAAATTCATCAGGTAATTCTCCACTTAAGTAGAGGCGTTTCAGCTGACTGCATATCCAAACAAAACATCTTCTCCACAGTTAGTTCTATATCTCAATGACTCAACCCCTAAAATGCAAAAATGTAGAGGACAACGGCCTTGCTTTCTGATTTGCAACAGGTAAATGAGAAGAGGTACATTACATATTGGTGATATGGCAGATGGTGGAGGAGTCGTAAGAACAGTCACACACAACTTTACTTAGAGTATAGGCACTTGTAGTCCAATTAAGATCTTCACTTCTATTGCAAGAAGTTTGGTCGATGTTCTTCCAATATGGAATCTGTAACTTGGTTGATATTTGCTTA
This DNA window, taken from Papaver somniferum cultivar HN1 chromosome 3, ASM357369v1, whole genome shotgun sequence, encodes the following:
- the LOC113356364 gene encoding probable LRR receptor-like serine/threonine-protein kinase At1g53440 isoform X2 yields the protein MKLVLSKSFSAILLLVFIALEEFSYKAQILPEDEVEALKQISTKLQIPYWKNIDQTSCNRSEDLNWTTSAYTLSKVVCDCSYDSSTICHITNIQLKRLYLSGELPDEFANLPYLQELDFSGNFLNGSIPKAWKTLPLVILSLLANNFKGTIPNEIADIVTLEHLVLTDNQLEGPIPPELGKLTRLKTLALSGNNFTGTLPATFATLKNITDFRIAGTSFSGEIPDFIGNWTQLVRLDMRGTSMEGPIPSSIFHLKNLTTLRVSDLKGPNMPFPDLRDMSSMQQLELRNCLINGSIASNIAESMPGLMRLDLSFNRLTGDIQSLQEISSLQNMYLTNNSLTGQIPAWIANAKRNFDLSYNNFTGPSQSGCQDSNLNKISSYSSEEDQVSWCLKKDLPCFTDSKYYSFFINCGGSEMTVGGEKYDADLSPMGPSSFFSYNDRWACSTTGDFVGSRGASYIAQVSPNMSVTDLYSSARISPLSLKYYGICLRPGNYKVKLHFAEIMFPIDQMADSIGTRVFDVSIQGKKVLEGFNIEEAAKGVGKSIIKEYDVDVTNSTLEIHLYWAGKGTTFIPLEVAYGPLISAIAVTPNFDPNTGRMSVGVIAGIVAASCVLILLILAILWKKGCLGKKDPEDKELKELLQTSYFTLREIKTATSNFDFANKIGEGGFGPVYKGLRPDGSVIAVKQLSAKSMQGNREFVNEINMISAIQHRNLVKLFGCCVEGNQLLVIYEYMENNSLARALFGRADQRLNLNWPTRLRICLDIAKGLAYLHEESRLKIVHRDIKATNVLLDKDFTARISDFGLAKLEEEEKTHISTRIAGTVGYMAPEYAMRGRLTYKADVYSFGVVALEIVSGKSNTSYIPKDEFISCLLDWAYVLKEDGRLLDLVDPILNSDYSKEEVLRMLNIALLCTNPSPSLRPLMSTVVSMLEGRTPAQESLLNTPVQGSHLIRGGSRVDDTRSRTSERISYDNQTPISTFSQESALLESKSSMEDPSQFDSTVSYYSEDEEDDIRRRRRIAN
- the LOC113356364 gene encoding probable LRR receptor-like serine/threonine-protein kinase At1g53440 isoform X1, producing MINAPRIYTAGDRVRGDGKVHFCPSLSRCHLGPFIALMVHFTVMLRSTYLAGVKTMSYFRELTCSPNPSVEALKQISTKLQIPYWKNIDQTSCNRSEDLNWTTSAYTLSKVVCDCSYDSSTICHITNIQLKRLYLSGELPDEFANLPYLQELDFSGNFLNGSIPKAWKTLPLVILSLLANNFKGTIPNEIADIVTLEHLVLTDNQLEGPIPPELGKLTRLKTLALSGNNFTGTLPATFATLKNITDFRIAGTSFSGEIPDFIGNWTQLVRLDMRGTSMEGPIPSSIFHLKNLTTLRVSDLKGPNMPFPDLRDMSSMQQLELRNCLINGSIASNIAESMPGLMRLDLSFNRLTGDIQSLQEISSLQNMYLTNNSLTGQIPAWIANAKRNFDLSYNNFTGPSQSGCQDSNLNKISSYSSEEDQVSWCLKKDLPCFTDSKYYSFFINCGGSEMTVGGEKYDADLSPMGPSSFFSYNDRWACSTTGDFVGSRGASYIAQVSPNMSVTDLYSSARISPLSLKYYGICLRPGNYKVKLHFAEIMFPIDQMADSIGTRVFDVSIQGKKVLEGFNIEEAAKGVGKSIIKEYDVDVTNSTLEIHLYWAGKGTTFIPLEVAYGPLISAIAVTPNFDPNTGRMSVGVIAGIVAASCVLILLILAILWKKGCLGKKDPEDKELKELLQTSYFTLREIKTATSNFDFANKIGEGGFGPVYKGLRPDGSVIAVKQLSAKSMQGNREFVNEINMISAIQHRNLVKLFGCCVEGNQLLVIYEYMENNSLARALFGRADQRLNLNWPTRLRICLDIAKGLAYLHEESRLKIVHRDIKATNVLLDKDFTARISDFGLAKLEEEEKTHISTRIAGTVGYMAPEYAMRGRLTYKADVYSFGVVALEIVSGKSNTSYIPKDEFISCLLDWAYVLKEDGRLLDLVDPILNSDYSKEEVLRMLNIALLCTNPSPSLRPLMSTVVSMLEGRTPAQESLLNTPVQGSHLIRGGSRVDDTRSRTSERISYDNQTPISTFSQESALLESKSSMEDPSQFDSTVSYYSEDEEDDIRRRRRIAN